In a genomic window of Apteryx mantelli isolate bAptMan1 chromosome 2, bAptMan1.hap1, whole genome shotgun sequence:
- the ITPRID1 gene encoding protein ITPRID1: MVQMTVQSYRRSLQEFSESPVMSRCNSLNSSHFLTSVPQSVTEWLAIGEKDPVEILLNLGFGTEEPDVCTKIPPRFLSGASVAKGINIQVFLEAQKQRMDIERPNLYGCFRQLEVLDHVTSAFSSLLTDVNTQQSKVQDASRDETGLLDTEKSRPVVTRAKKKIGQLLKKAFRQTTLLKQSSLASGKANSSGWKGQPHSCADIAESGTIQTGFSESVMVGCPTPEQISRDKAAFTVSQCLQTPSGKTWASSHLLPKQPHLSSTCEVPVKDSPKKELHLLLAPTLKKLASQNYKPPDSFELEEIQSLEDETLCRNAPDSISAEVMVTRTNSCQSDSSGFMEELPEPLVLQNASLSGKINLSSDTHNHRTALSYRAELPVLNQDFQQKPEDCVAKAFMTDCKRILTVSRPMRVCSDQGGETSLLLTAEDCQHQACNAGPQNFVQEMLCDMDKREEKSERKQPEREERIKEYTPCFQTDKQDEGDPVSSKFDCQLYFSSGHKNANATFTERSDTNPEIAGESKIRIVEESERCLTEKDVGVACHENVQGGRTEHVKGEWWGMEAVSEDGTPLAVSEVTNGQKFCKTDVDSRNTRFSFERGLPKTLWQGRAVHSESSAISSSSPQIPQSPLSRLAEGPGLSSSEDKETCSIGEILCANKSVKESTVQNSEMNASPLKSVTVQMSSRLDFTSKMKCAGQNAPLNESPAGDSPVDSSEVLAHCSEGGWLSRWGPGASKDSLKQTTEASGQTDIPARKTRQLPLLPPPCHHLIKSASLDTVLCGKYGSHYKSEASGAWGAQGCHCCLCCHCCCCHCCCLRTFPTAVSPQRTVGCYSNQAAMELQLWKTLTLLPETAMRNVSPCTIHEIEVMKNSCQQFQEKLDEIEQHLTEQQALFSSALPDEGREERRHLQLLRRAVRQEVAELEFWLNDRAFQVREGILMQLDQLLVEQSHLFSELGLSDWKEERNAQNKQEFPDAAETVHPRSGCSEMVLRRAPIRSTTAAGSLPTLQPGTPIMQFPTRTTLEPNSAESDPQELSTSKKEIKGPPQPKMDFKAFIHNLKKSFQTSLGNDSAEGRNRW, encoded by the exons ATGGTACAGATGACTGTGCAAAGCTACAGGAG ATCCCTGCAAGAGTTTTCAGAAAGTCCTGTTATGTCAAGATGCAACAGCCTCAACTCTTCCCATTTTCTCACCAGTGTACCCCAGAG TGTAACTGAATGGCTGGCCATCGGGGAAAAGGATCCAGTTGAGATTCTTCTTAATTTGGGGTTTGGTACAGAAGAACCTGATGTCTGCACTAAAATCCCTCCTCGGTTCCTTAGTGGTGCTTCTGTAGCAAAAGGGATCAACATCCAAGTTTTTCTGGAGGCTCAGAAGCAGCGGATGGACATTGAGAGGCCAAATCTATATG GGTGTTTTCGACAACTAGAAGTGCTTGATCACGTGACAAGCGCCTTCTCGTCGTTGCTGACTGACGTGAACACCCAACAGAGCAAAGTACAGGATGCCAGCAGAGATGAGACCGGCCTGTTGGATACTGAGAAAAGCAGACCTGTGGTTACacgagcaaagaaaaaaataggtcAGCTCCTGAAAAAGGCTTTTAGGCAGACAACGCTGCTGAAACAAAGCTCGCTGGCATCTGGCAAAGCCAATTCATCTGGCTGGAAAGGACAACCCCACTCTTGTGCTGACATTGCCGAGAGTGGAACGATCCAAACAGGCTTTTCTGAAAGTGTTATGGTGGGTTGTCCGACCCCAGAGCAAATCTCCAGAGACAAAGCTGCATTTACAGTATCCCAGTGTCTACAAACTCCATCAGGGAAAACTTGGGCTTCATCACACTTACTTCCAAAACAGCCCCACCTTTCTTCTACGTGTGAGGTGCCTGTCAAAGACAGTCCAAAAAAGGAGTTGCATTTGCTTTTGGCCCCCACACTCAAAAAACTGGCCAGCCAAAACTACAAGCCACCAGACTCATTTGAATTGGAAGAG aTTCAGAGCTTGGAGGATGAAACTCTATGTAGAAATGCTCCTGACAGCATATCAG CAG AGGTGATGGTGACAAGAACAAATAGCTGCCAGTCAGACAGCAGTGGGTTTATGGAGGAGCTGCCAGAGCCTTTAGTTTTGCAA aatgcaTCTTTGTCAGGAAAGATAAATCTTAGCTCTGATACCCACAACCACCGAACAGCTCTGTCATATAgggcagagcttcctgtgttAAATCAGGATTTTCAACAAAAGCCAGAAGATTGTGTTGCTAAGGCCTTCATGACAGATTGCAAAAGGATTTTGACAGTATCTAGACCAATGAGAGTGTGCAGTGACCAGGGAGGAGAAACTTCTCTTCTACTAACTGCAGAAGATTGCCAGCATCAGGCCTGTAATGCTGGGCCACAGAATTTTGTCCAAGAAATGTTATGTGACATggacaagagagaagagaaaagtgaAAGAAAGCAACCAGAAAGAGAGGAGCGCATAAAAGAGTATACTCCTTGCTTTCAGACTGATAAACAGGATGAAGGAGATCCTGTTTCCTCAAAATTTGATTGTCAATTATATTTCAGTTCAGGccataaaaatgcaaatgcaacCTTCACTGAACGAAGTGACACTAACCCTGAGATTGCCGGTGAGAGCAAAATCAGAATTGTAGAAGAAAGTGAGAGGTGCCTGACAGAAAAGGACGTTGGAGTTGCATGTCATGAAAATGTCCAGGGAGGCCGTACAGAACATGTAAAAGGAGAGTGGTGGGGAATGGAAGCGGTCAGTGAAGATGGTACCCCTCTTGCAGTGAGTGAGGTGACAAATGGGCAGAAGTTCTGCAAAACGGATGTTGATTCAAGAAATACAAGGTTCTCTTTTGAAAGAGGGCTCCCAAAAACTCTCTGGCAGGGCCGAGCAGTGCACAGTGAAAGCAGTGCTATTTCAAGCAGTTCTCCTCAAATACCTCAGAGCCCTCTCTCCCGCCTAGCAGAAGGGCCTGGGTTAAGTTCTTCTGAAGATAAAGAGACTTGTAGTATAGGAGAGATATTATGTGCTAACAAATCAGTAAAGGAAAGCACTGTCCAGAACAGTGAAATGAATGCTAGTCCTCTGAAATCTGTTACTGTCCAGATGTCTTCAAGGCTGGATTTTACTTCGAAGATGAAGTGTGCAGGGCAAAATGCTCCTCTCAATGAGAGCCCTGCTGGGGACAGCCCTGTGGACTCCTCTGAGGTGTTAGCTCACTGCTCTGAGGGTGGTTGGCTCAGCCGGTGGGGCCCTGGGGCTTCAAAGGACAGCCTGAAGCAGACCACTGAAGCCTCCGGTCAAACCGACATCCCTGCCAGGAAAACCAGGCAGCTACCCCTGCTTCCTCCACCCTGTCACCACCTCATAAAATCAGCCTCTCTTGACACTGTGCTTTGTGGCAAATATGGGTCGCACTATAAGAGTGAAGCATCTGGTGCCTGGGGTGCCCAGGGCTGTCACTGCTGtctctgctgccactgctgctgctgccactgctgctgcctgaggacctTCCCTACAGCCGTTTCTCCCCAGCGCACTGTGGGTTGCTATTCAAACCAAGCCGCCATGGAGCTGCAGCTTTGGAAAACACTGACACTCCTACCGGAAACTGCAATGAGAAATGTCTCTCCG TGTACCATCCATGAAATAGAAGTAATGAAGAACTCCTGCCAGCAGTTCCAGGAGAAGTTGGATGAGATTGAGCAGCACCTGACCGAACAGCAAGCTCTgttttccagtgctctgccagaCGAAGGAAG agaggaaaggagacaCCTGCAACTCTTAAGACGAGCTGTTCGTCAGGAGGTTGCAGAGCTGGAATTTTGGCTGAATGATCGGGCTTTCCAGGTCAGGGAGGGCATTCTCATG CAGCTGGACCAATTACTAGTAGAACAATCCCATCTGTTTTCAGAGCTTGGACTCTCTGattggaaggaagaaagaaatgcccAGAATAAACAAGAGTTTCCAGATGCTGCTGAAACTGTGCATCCTAGAAGTGGGTGCTCAGAAATGGTACTCCGAAGAGCTCCTATCAGAAGCACAACAGCAGCAGGATCTCTCCCCACTTTGCAGCCAGGGACACCCATAATGCAGTTTCCTACCAGGACAACACTTGAGCCAAATTCAGCTGAGTCTGACCCACAGGAGCTCTCCACcagtaaaaaggaaataaaaggaccTCCCCAGCCAAAAATGGACTTTAAGGCCTTTATACACAAT ttgaaGAAATCATTCCAAACTTCTCTGGGTAATGACTCAGCAGAAGGAAGAAACCGATGGTAG